The Ahaetulla prasina isolate Xishuangbanna chromosome 4, ASM2864084v1, whole genome shotgun sequence genome has a window encoding:
- the SP6 gene encoding transcription factor Sp6 — translation MLTAVCGSLGNQCSETPCSSPSHLELQPLQTYQPHTSPESGGDFQSPLQPTELQHLPLTAPDTEYSGNSGYDLHGSSRIDLDSESQLPPGSYSKLLQATPDMSQHYEPWFRPTHSGNATDDNNVNPWWDLHAGSSWMDLQSGLQPPGHTSGLQPALGGYGSAEHQLCGPPHHLLPSAPHLMNQEVIKSLDSTQEPHPMEQAGDSSGRPKSSRRSVTRSSGQVACRCPNCQEAERVGQCPDNSKKKHLHNCHIPGCGKAYAKTSHLKAHLRWHSGDRPFVCNWLFCGKRFTRSDELQRHLQTHTGTKKFTCPVCNRVFMRSDHLSKHMKTHDSAKEEAEGEAKTGTELPAKIKREPEGSTSSATSQSN, via the coding sequence ATGCTCACAGCCGTCTGTGGTTCTCTTGGCAACCAGTGCTCAGAGACACCTTGTTCTTCTCCAAGCCACTTGGAGCTGCAACCTCTGCAAACATATCAACCTCATACCAGCCCAGAAAGTGGGGGAGATTTTCAATCCCCTCTGCAACCCACAGAACTCCAGCACTTGCCTCTGACTGCACCTGACACGGAATACTCGGGTAACAGTGGTTACGATCTGCATGGGTCTTCAAGGATAGATCTGGACAGTGAAAGCCAGCTGCCACCCGGGTCATACTCTAAGCTTTTACAAGCAACACCGGATATGTCTCAGCATTATGAACCTTGGTTTAGACCTACACATTCAGGCAATGCCACCGATGACAATAATGTCAATCCATGGTGGGATCTCCATGCTGGATCTAGCTGGATGGATCTTCAAAGTGGTCTCCAGCCACCAGGCCACACAAGTGGGCTTCAGCCAGCATTGGGTGGCTATGGTTCTGCAGAACATCAACTCTGTGGTCCACCTCATCATCTGCTGCCTTCAGCCCCACACCTCATGAACCAAGAAGTTATTAAATCCCTGGATTCGACTCAAGAGCCTCACCCAATGGAGCAAGCAGGGGATAGTAGTGGAAGGCCAAAAAGCTCAAGGCGTTCAGTGACCCGGAGCTCTGGCCAAGTTGCTTGTCGATGTCCTAACTGTCAAGAAGCTGAAAGGGTGGGCCAGTGCCCTGACAATTCCAAAAAGAAGCATCTCCACAACTGTCATATTCCTGGTTGTGGCAAGGCATATGCCAAGACATCCCATTTGAAGGCTCACTTGAGATGGCACAGTGGTGACCGTCCCTTTGTCTGCAATTGGTTGTTCTGTGGAAAGCGCTTCACCCGCTCTGATGAATTGCAGAGGCACCTTCAGACCCATACAGGAACAAAAAAATTCACCTGCCCTGTTTGCAACCGAGTCTTCATGAGAAGCGACCATCTAAGCAAGCATATGAAGACACACGATAGTGCCAaggaagaagcagaaggagaGGCTAAAACTGGAACAGAGCTTCCTGCTAAAATCAAACGGGAACCTGAGGGAAGCACTTCAAGTGCTACTTCTCAGTCTAATTGA